CTTCGTTGCTCCCATATCATGGTGACTTTGCAGACGCAGCCTTGCTCAGTCTTAGGGATGAACTGGAAGATGACGTCATACACCTTAAGCTGATCCATCAGGTGACCCTCAAGCCCTCTGGCCGACACCGCCATCTTGTCGTCGTCAAACTCTCTCTTCTCCGTGAGTACCTCTTGCTTCCCATCTTCGTACACAAGCCTAGATTTAACAGAAAATGCTAGAAAGTtacatatatagagagagaaaaaagtaAAAAGTGGACCGCATGTATATAGTTCCAGGACTTGATGGCACTGTGGGTGTCCCAGACGCCTTCGTGGACGTAGACACCTTGGATGTGATGGCCGACGGCATCCGAGAAGAAGTGGTTTTCGCACCTCTTGTAGTGATTCTTAGCCGACCCTTTAAGAGAAACCTCTGTCACCAGGTCCGGCCCAATACAAATATGGGCTGGAAGCAAAAAAATTTGACtggttacatataaaaaaatagaaaatggtaGTTTGATGTACCCGAACCGAGCACCTCAAACACAATAATCGTAACCATAAACCAACTGCGCTACCAAAGCTTTTATCGAAAAGAAGCCGATATATTTCATATTCTATGTAGATCCGGAAGCACATGCTTCCTTTGCTTGTGTCCAGGGCTGCTACCGTCTGTCACGTATGTTCCTGACATCGCCATGGTGAAGCTTCTAAAAAGCTTTTGGTTACTTTTCCTTGGAAGAgtgtattttttaattgttgtttTCTGTATGGTTGATGCATAAATGAAAGTGTAGCCCTTCGtttatacactacaagaaaacagggggattctgatggccgaaatcgtcggaaattcgtcggaatagaccgattccgacgactttctgacgaactcgtccgtcggtatcgtttcgttggaaaaaaaaaattcgtcggaatttcgtcagaacttccgacgactttctgacgaataccgagaaacgtcattctgacgaacttccgacgatattacgatgcagatacacgagaccagagttcatcggaaaaactacgtaCCGACGGAGAATGTTCCTCGGACACTTCCGACGTAGAGTGTTCCTCGGTACATTCCGACGGccaacggtcgtcggaatataccgacggccGTTGTCCGTtggtaaattccgacgaacgaggttcgtcggtaaattccgacggatatatgtccgtcggtatattccgacgaccactgtccgtcggtatatacccatttttttttcaaattaattttgcatttttatatattt
This region of Brassica napus cultivar Da-Ae chromosome C5, Da-Ae, whole genome shotgun sequence genomic DNA includes:
- the LOC106398451 gene encoding MLP-like protein 328; its protein translation is MAMSGTYVTDAHICIGPDLVTEVSLKGSAKNHYKRCENHFFSDAVGHHIQGVYVHEGVWDTHSAIKLVYEDGKQEVLTEKREFDDDKMAVSARGLEGHLMDQLKVYDVIFQFIPKTEQGCVCKVTMIWEQRRLARTHQLHEIRQELGCRHG